One Telluria mixta DNA window includes the following coding sequences:
- the dctP gene encoding TRAP transporter substrate-binding protein DctP, whose amino-acid sequence MSVITRRTMLVGIAASPLLLHAAWAQPTNLKISHQFPGGSVAEGDFRDRLCRMFAAETERRTKGRVKFSIYPRSTLMKSDAQIPALAKGALDISLVPLSYAGADLPEVNIGLMPGLVTSYEQGYAWKNEEIGKEFNRMLADKGLIMLSWIWQAGGMASRGKPIVDPEDAAGLKVRGGSPEMDMILKEAGATVVSMPSNDIKSAMEKGQLDAAMTSSSSLISFRLDEVSKSVTTARGGTYWFMLEPLLMSRAAFERLPKDQQAVLLSVGADLEAFARKSAQQDDAAVAALFQGAGGRTVDLSQDSLRKWQELARATAWRDYGERNANCAKLLALAEKTIV is encoded by the coding sequence ATGTCGGTTATCACCCGTAGGACAATGCTGGTTGGAATTGCGGCCAGTCCGCTCTTGTTGCACGCTGCATGGGCCCAGCCCACGAACCTCAAGATTTCCCATCAATTCCCCGGCGGCAGTGTCGCCGAAGGTGATTTCCGCGACCGCCTGTGCCGCATGTTCGCGGCCGAGACGGAACGGCGGACCAAAGGAAGAGTCAAATTCTCGATCTACCCGCGCTCGACCCTCATGAAGAGCGATGCGCAGATCCCCGCGCTGGCCAAGGGCGCGCTCGACATCTCGCTGGTGCCGCTGTCGTACGCCGGTGCCGACCTGCCCGAAGTGAACATCGGCCTGATGCCCGGCCTCGTCACGTCGTACGAGCAGGGTTATGCCTGGAAAAACGAAGAGATCGGCAAGGAATTCAACCGCATGCTGGCCGACAAGGGCTTGATCATGCTGAGCTGGATCTGGCAGGCGGGCGGCATGGCGTCGCGCGGGAAGCCGATCGTCGACCCCGAGGACGCCGCCGGCCTGAAGGTGCGCGGCGGCTCGCCCGAAATGGACATGATCCTCAAGGAAGCCGGCGCCACCGTCGTCTCGATGCCGTCGAACGACATCAAGAGCGCGATGGAAAAGGGCCAGCTCGACGCGGCAATGACCTCGTCCTCGTCGCTGATCTCGTTCCGGCTCGATGAAGTGAGCAAGTCCGTGACGACCGCGCGCGGCGGCACGTACTGGTTCATGCTGGAGCCGCTGCTGATGTCGCGCGCCGCCTTCGAGCGCCTGCCGAAAGACCAGCAGGCCGTGCTGCTGTCCGTGGGCGCCGACCTGGAAGCGTTCGCGCGCAAGTCGGCCCAGCAGGACGACGCGGCCGTGGCCGCGCTGTTCCAGGGTGCCGGCGGCCGTACCGTGGACCTGAGCCAGGACTCGCTGCGCAAATGGCAGGAGCTCGCGCGCGCCACCGCGTGGCGCGACTATGGCGAGCGCAATGCCAATTGCGCGAAATTGCTGGCGTTGGCGGAGAAGACGATCGTCTGA
- the moaD gene encoding molybdopterin converting factor subunit 1 — MKINLKFFASVREAVGSSGESVDLPADVATVGAVRDFLIARGGAWADALAHERALRMAFNHVMCEPGMPVQEGGEVAFFPPVTGG; from the coding sequence ATGAAGATCAATTTGAAATTCTTTGCCAGCGTGCGTGAAGCCGTCGGCAGTTCGGGCGAGTCGGTCGACCTGCCGGCGGACGTGGCGACCGTGGGCGCCGTGCGCGATTTCCTGATCGCCCGCGGCGGCGCATGGGCGGACGCCCTCGCGCACGAGCGTGCGCTGCGCATGGCGTTCAACCATGTGATGTGCGAGCCGGGGATGCCGGTGCAGGAAGGCGGGGAAGTGGCGTTCTTCCCGCCGGTTACTGGCGGCTAA
- a CDS encoding molybdopterin molybdotransferase MoeA codes for MPVREALDFLLAAARAVDGVEEVDTLAANGRVLAVDQVSGLNVPSADNTQMDGYAVRAADCASGSATLRIAQRIPAGTVGQKLEPGTAARIFTGALIPEGADAVVMQEQCEADGDQVTVKHTPQPGEWIRRTGEDIVAGSVILPAGTRLRGQELGLAASVGVARLPVRRRVRVAVFFTGDELAMPGEPLAPGAIYNSNRFTLRGLLENLGCEISDYGIVPDSLQATRDTLRAAAAQHDLIITSGGVSVGEEDHIKPAVEAEGRLNMWQIAVKPGKPLAFGEVHRDGQGSAFFLGLPGNPVSSFITFLLFVRPFLLRLQGVTGAAAPKAIPLRADFDWTKPDRRNEFLRARINDAGGLDLFPNQGSGVLTSTVWADGLIDNPPGQAIAKGDIVRFIPFASLQY; via the coding sequence ATGCCGGTGCGGGAAGCGCTGGATTTCCTGCTGGCGGCGGCACGTGCCGTCGACGGCGTCGAGGAAGTCGACACGCTCGCCGCCAACGGCCGCGTGCTCGCCGTCGACCAGGTGTCGGGCTTGAACGTGCCGTCCGCGGACAACACGCAGATGGATGGTTACGCCGTCCGCGCGGCCGATTGCGCGAGCGGCTCGGCCACCTTGCGCATCGCCCAGCGCATTCCGGCCGGTACGGTGGGCCAGAAGCTGGAGCCGGGCACCGCCGCCCGCATCTTCACGGGCGCACTGATTCCGGAAGGCGCGGATGCCGTCGTGATGCAGGAGCAGTGTGAAGCTGACGGCGACCAGGTCACCGTGAAGCACACGCCGCAGCCGGGCGAATGGATCCGCCGCACCGGCGAGGACATCGTCGCGGGCAGCGTGATCCTGCCGGCCGGTACGCGGCTGCGCGGCCAGGAGCTGGGACTGGCGGCTTCCGTCGGCGTCGCGCGCCTGCCTGTGCGCCGGCGCGTGCGCGTGGCCGTGTTCTTCACGGGCGACGAACTGGCGATGCCGGGCGAGCCGCTGGCGCCGGGCGCCATCTACAACTCGAACCGGTTTACCTTGCGCGGCCTGCTGGAAAACCTCGGCTGCGAGATCAGCGACTACGGCATCGTGCCCGATTCGCTGCAGGCCACGCGCGACACCCTGCGTGCCGCGGCCGCACAGCACGACCTGATCATCACGTCGGGCGGCGTCTCCGTCGGCGAGGAGGACCACATCAAGCCGGCCGTGGAAGCGGAAGGGCGCCTGAACATGTGGCAGATCGCCGTCAAGCCGGGCAAGCCGCTCGCGTTCGGCGAAGTGCATCGCGATGGCCAGGGCAGTGCGTTCTTCCTCGGCCTCCCGGGCAATCCGGTCTCGAGCTTCATCACGTTCCTGCTGTTCGTGCGGCCGTTCCTGCTGCGCCTGCAGGGCGTGACGGGTGCTGCTGCACCGAAGGCGATTCCGCTGCGCGCGGATTTCGACTGGACGAAGCCGGACCGCCGCAATGAATTCCTGCGCGCCCGCATCAACGACGCCGGCGGGCTGGACCTGTTCCCGAACCAGGGCTCCGGCGTGCTCACGTCGACGGTATGGGCCGACGGCCTGATCGACAATCCGCCGGGCCAGGCGATCGCGAAGGGCGACATCGTGCGCTTCATTCCGTTCGCGTCGCTGCAGTACTGA
- the thrC gene encoding threonine synthase, whose product MQYVSTRATSASAARNPQHFSDILLGGLAPDGGLYLPEQYPQVTGAELDAWRTLSYAELAYEILRKFATDIPDADLKALTAKTYTPEVYRNARADESASQITPLRVLEQSPERTLILQGLSNGPTLAFKDMAMQLLGNLFEYALAKNGDELNIFGATSGDTGSAAEYAMRGKRGIRVFMLSPHKKMSAFQTAQMFSLQDPNIFNIAVEGVFDDCQDMVKAVSNDLEFKVRQKIGTVNSINWARVVAQVVYYFRGYLSATTSNDQKVSFTVPSGNFGNICAGHIARMMGLPIAKLVVATNENNVLDEFFRTGVYRVRKSSETYHTSSPSMDISKASNFERFVYDLVGRDADRTHALFRKVDTHGGFDLSGAPGSDGDEFNLVANYGFQSGCSTHEDRLATIRDVFDDYGITIDTHTADGIKVAREHVEPGVPMIVLETALAAKFNETILEALGTDAARPAGFEDIESLPQRFVVMQPNVAEMKQFIAAHTGLDK is encoded by the coding sequence ATGCAATATGTGTCCACCCGCGCAACGAGCGCGTCCGCAGCACGTAATCCCCAACACTTTTCCGACATCCTGCTGGGCGGCCTGGCGCCGGACGGCGGGTTGTATCTGCCCGAACAGTACCCGCAGGTAACCGGCGCCGAGCTCGACGCCTGGCGCACCCTGTCGTACGCGGAACTCGCGTACGAGATCCTGCGCAAGTTCGCGACCGACATTCCGGACGCCGACCTGAAGGCCCTGACGGCGAAGACGTACACCCCCGAGGTCTACCGGAACGCCCGCGCCGACGAGTCCGCAAGCCAGATCACGCCGCTGCGCGTGCTGGAACAGTCGCCGGAGCGCACGCTGATCCTGCAAGGCCTGTCGAACGGTCCGACGCTGGCCTTCAAGGACATGGCGATGCAGTTGCTGGGCAACCTGTTCGAATACGCGCTGGCGAAGAACGGCGACGAGCTGAACATCTTTGGCGCCACGTCCGGCGACACGGGCAGCGCGGCCGAATACGCGATGCGCGGCAAGCGCGGCATCCGCGTGTTCATGCTGTCGCCGCACAAGAAGATGAGCGCGTTCCAGACCGCGCAGATGTTCAGCCTGCAGGACCCGAACATCTTCAACATCGCCGTCGAAGGCGTGTTCGACGATTGCCAGGACATGGTCAAGGCCGTGTCGAACGACCTCGAATTCAAGGTCCGCCAGAAGATCGGCACCGTGAATTCGATCAACTGGGCGCGCGTCGTCGCGCAGGTCGTGTACTACTTCCGCGGCTACCTCAGCGCGACGACGTCGAACGACCAGAAAGTGTCGTTCACCGTCCCGTCGGGCAACTTCGGCAATATCTGCGCCGGCCACATTGCGCGCATGATGGGCCTGCCGATCGCGAAGCTGGTCGTCGCGACGAACGAAAACAATGTGCTGGACGAATTCTTCCGCACCGGCGTGTACCGCGTCCGTAAATCGTCCGAGACGTACCACACGTCGAGCCCGTCGATGGACATCTCGAAGGCATCGAACTTCGAGCGCTTCGTGTACGACCTCGTCGGCCGCGACGCGGACCGCACGCATGCGCTGTTCCGCAAGGTCGACACGCACGGCGGCTTCGACCTGTCCGGCGCGCCGGGCAGCGACGGCGACGAGTTCAATCTGGTGGCCAACTACGGCTTCCAGTCGGGCTGCTCGACGCACGAAGACCGCCTCGCGACGATCCGCGACGTGTTCGACGACTACGGCATCACCATCGACACGCACACGGCCGACGGCATCAAGGTCGCGCGCGAACACGTGGAGCCGGGCGTGCCGATGATCGTGCTGGAGACGGCACTGGCCGCCAAGTTCAACGAGACGATCCTGGAAGCGCTGGGCACCGACGCCGCGCGTCCGGCCGGCTTCGAGGACATCGAGTCGCTGCCGCAGCGCTTCGTCGTCATGCAGCCGAACGTCGCCGAGATGAAGCAGTTCATCGCGGCGCACACGGGGCTGGACAAGTGA
- a CDS encoding L-serine ammonia-lyase has translation MDMSVFDLFKIGIGPSSSHTVGPMVAARRFLIECGPLDDAVGVEAHLYGSLALTGIGHATDKAVILGLMGETPQDVDPDTVENKLAEAELDGVLNLLGVKPVPFARGTGLVWHKQSTLPGHPNGMRFILKLADGSVIERIYYSIGGGFITAPGETQAARETVAVPFPFSTMRELLEQGTRDGLTIPAMLRANECARMTNDALEAGLDRIWEVMRGCIEHGLVTEGELPGGLNVKRRAAKLWRQEQAGRNATNHLPHDAVNQVSLYAMAVNEENAAGGRVVTAPTNGAAGIIPAVLRYYAEDCRPSDARRGIHDFLLTAAAIGMLCKKNASISGAEIGCQGEVGVACAMAAAGLVAALGGSNGQIENAAEIGIEHHLGMTCDPIGGLVQIPCIERNGMGAIKAITAASLAMKGDGTHFVSLDDVIETMRQTGLDMQAKYKETSLGGLAIHVVTVNHAAC, from the coding sequence ATGGACATGAGCGTATTTGACCTTTTCAAGATCGGCATCGGCCCATCCAGCTCGCACACCGTCGGCCCGATGGTGGCCGCGCGCCGCTTCCTCATCGAATGCGGTCCGCTGGACGACGCGGTCGGCGTCGAAGCGCATTTATACGGTTCGCTGGCGCTGACGGGCATCGGCCACGCCACCGACAAGGCCGTAATCCTCGGCCTGATGGGCGAGACGCCGCAGGACGTGGATCCGGACACGGTCGAGAACAAGCTCGCGGAAGCGGAACTGGACGGCGTGCTGAACCTGCTCGGCGTAAAACCCGTGCCGTTCGCCCGCGGCACGGGCCTCGTATGGCACAAGCAGTCGACGTTGCCGGGCCACCCGAACGGCATGCGCTTCATCCTGAAACTGGCGGACGGCAGCGTCATCGAACGGATCTATTACTCGATCGGCGGCGGGTTCATCACGGCCCCCGGCGAAACGCAGGCGGCGCGCGAGACGGTCGCGGTGCCGTTCCCGTTCTCCACGATGCGCGAGCTGCTGGAGCAGGGCACCCGCGACGGCCTGACGATTCCCGCCATGCTGCGCGCCAACGAGTGCGCGCGCATGACGAACGACGCGCTGGAGGCGGGCCTGGACCGCATCTGGGAAGTGATGCGCGGCTGCATCGAGCATGGTCTCGTCACGGAAGGGGAGCTGCCGGGCGGCCTGAACGTCAAGCGCCGCGCCGCGAAGCTGTGGCGCCAGGAGCAGGCGGGACGCAATGCGACGAACCACCTGCCGCACGACGCGGTCAACCAGGTCAGCCTGTATGCGATGGCCGTCAACGAAGAAAACGCGGCCGGCGGCCGGGTGGTGACGGCGCCGACGAACGGCGCGGCCGGCATCATTCCGGCCGTGCTGCGCTACTACGCCGAGGATTGCCGCCCGAGCGACGCACGGCGCGGCATCCACGATTTCCTGCTGACGGCGGCCGCGATCGGCATGCTGTGCAAGAAGAACGCGTCCATCTCGGGCGCCGAGATCGGGTGCCAGGGCGAGGTGGGCGTCGCGTGCGCGATGGCGGCGGCGGGCCTCGTCGCGGCGCTGGGCGGGTCCAACGGCCAGATCGAAAACGCGGCCGAGATCGGCATCGAACACCATCTCGGCATGACGTGCGACCCGATCGGCGGCCTCGTGCAGATCCCGTGCATCGAGCGCAACGGCATGGGTGCGATCAAGGCCATCACGGCGGCGTCGCTGGCGATGAAGGGCGATGGGACGCACTTCGTCAGCCTGGACGACGTCATCGAGACGATGCGCCAGACTGGCTTAGACATGCAGGCCAAGTACAAGGAGACGTCGCTGGGTGGTCTGGCGATCCATGTGGTGACGGTGAATCACGCCGCATGCTGA
- a CDS encoding NAD-dependent epimerase/dehydratase family protein, whose protein sequence is MERILIIGANGQIGSELVTALAAQHGAANVIAADIGTDNVYGAARYVRVDVLDKDAVASLIADEDVTQVYQLAALLSATGEKAPLKAWTLNMDGLLNILEIARERGESGKPLKVFWPSSIAAFGPNTPAEATPQTTIMDPTSIYGISKLAGERLCEYYHAKYGVDVRSIRYPGIISYKSPPGGGTTDYAIAIFHAALRGETYECFLGPETTLPMIYMPDAIRATIELMDAPAEQVVIRSSYNVAGVSFNPRELAAAIQKKLPAFRIAYQPDSRQQIADSWPKSLDDSRATADWGWKARVEVDEMVEDMLANVDVGLSKAA, encoded by the coding sequence ATGGAACGCATCCTCATCATCGGCGCCAACGGCCAGATCGGCAGTGAACTGGTGACCGCCCTCGCGGCGCAGCACGGCGCGGCCAACGTGATCGCAGCGGATATCGGCACGGACAACGTCTACGGCGCCGCGCGCTACGTGCGCGTCGACGTGCTCGACAAGGACGCGGTGGCCAGCCTGATCGCCGACGAAGACGTCACCCAGGTGTACCAGCTGGCGGCGCTGCTGTCGGCCACGGGCGAAAAGGCGCCTTTGAAGGCGTGGACGCTGAACATGGACGGCCTGCTGAACATCCTCGAGATCGCGCGCGAGCGGGGAGAATCGGGCAAGCCGCTGAAGGTCTTCTGGCCGTCGTCGATCGCCGCGTTCGGCCCGAATACGCCGGCGGAAGCCACGCCGCAGACCACGATCATGGATCCGACGTCGATCTACGGCATCAGCAAGCTGGCCGGCGAGCGCCTGTGCGAGTACTACCATGCGAAATATGGCGTGGACGTGCGCAGCATCCGCTACCCCGGCATCATCAGCTACAAATCGCCTCCGGGCGGCGGCACGACGGACTACGCGATCGCCATCTTCCACGCGGCGCTGCGCGGCGAGACCTACGAATGCTTCCTCGGCCCGGAAACGACGCTGCCGATGATCTACATGCCGGACGCGATCCGCGCCACCATCGAGCTGATGGACGCGCCGGCGGAGCAGGTCGTCATCCGTTCCTCGTACAACGTGGCCGGCGTGTCGTTCAACCCGCGCGAACTGGCTGCCGCGATCCAGAAAAAACTGCCGGCCTTTCGCATCGCTTACCAGCCGGACAGCCGCCAGCAGATCGCCGATTCCTGGCCGAAGAGCCTGGACGACAGCCGCGCGACCGCGGACTGGGGCTGGAAGGCGCGCGTCGAGGTCGACGAGATGGTCGAGGACATGCTGGCCAATGTCGATGTCGGGTTGAGCAAGGCGGCTTGA
- a CDS encoding glycine C-acetyltransferase: protein MSDQAFYSGLQQKLDTLKTEGLFKPERVLASRQGAEVVADDGRTLINMCANNYLGLSGDIETQKAAEAALQKYGYGLSSVRFICGTQTVHKELEKKLSEFLGTEDTILYAAAFDANGGVFEPLFDENDAIISDALNHASIIDGVRLCKAARYRYANNDMADLEKQLQAATEAGKRHKIIVTDGVFSMDGTIAQLDRIVALAEKYGALTMIDESHASGFMGRTGRGTHEHCGVIGKIDIITGTLGKALGGAMGGFTSGRKEVIETLRQKSRPYLFSNTLAPMIAGASLAVLDRISKSTELRDRLHENTAHFRREIERIGFTIKPGTHPVVPVMLFEAPVAQKFAARMFELGVLLSGFFYPVVPMGQARVRVQLSAAHTREQLDKVLGAFEQAGRELGIIKAA, encoded by the coding sequence ATGAGCGATCAAGCATTCTATAGCGGCCTTCAGCAGAAACTCGACACGCTCAAGACCGAAGGCCTGTTCAAGCCCGAACGCGTGCTCGCCTCGCGCCAGGGCGCCGAAGTGGTCGCCGACGATGGCCGCACCCTGATCAACATGTGCGCCAACAACTACCTCGGCCTGTCGGGCGACATCGAGACCCAGAAGGCGGCCGAAGCCGCGCTGCAGAAATACGGCTACGGCCTGTCGTCCGTGCGCTTCATCTGCGGCACGCAGACGGTGCACAAGGAACTCGAGAAGAAGCTGTCGGAGTTCCTCGGCACGGAAGACACGATCCTGTACGCCGCCGCGTTCGACGCCAACGGCGGCGTGTTCGAACCGCTGTTCGACGAGAACGACGCGATCATCTCGGACGCCCTGAACCACGCCTCGATCATCGACGGCGTCCGCCTGTGCAAGGCTGCGCGCTACCGCTATGCCAACAACGACATGGCCGACCTGGAAAAGCAGCTGCAGGCCGCGACCGAGGCGGGCAAGCGCCACAAGATCATCGTCACGGACGGCGTGTTCTCGATGGACGGCACGATCGCGCAACTGGACAGGATCGTGGCGCTGGCCGAGAAGTACGGCGCGCTGACGATGATCGACGAGTCGCACGCCTCCGGCTTCATGGGCAGGACGGGCCGCGGCACGCACGAGCACTGCGGCGTGATCGGCAAGATCGACATCATCACGGGCACCCTCGGCAAGGCGCTGGGCGGCGCCATGGGCGGTTTCACGTCCGGCCGCAAGGAAGTCATCGAGACGCTGCGCCAGAAATCGCGTCCCTACCTGTTCTCGAACACGCTGGCGCCGATGATCGCGGGCGCGTCGCTCGCGGTGCTGGACCGCATCAGCAAGTCGACGGAACTGCGCGACCGCCTGCACGAGAACACCGCCCACTTCCGCCGTGAGATCGAGCGCATCGGCTTCACCATCAAGCCGGGCACGCACCCGGTGGTGCCGGTGATGCTGTTCGAGGCGCCCGTCGCGCAGAAATTCGCCGCCCGCATGTTCGAACTGGGCGTGCTGCTGTCGGGCTTCTTCTATCCCGTGGTGCCGATGGGCCAGGCGCGCGTGCGCGTGCAGCTGTCGGCCGCGCATACCCGCGAACAGCTGGACAAGGTACTGGGCGCGTTCGAACAGGCCGGCCGCGAACTGGGCATCATCAAGGCCGCCTGA
- a CDS encoding helix-turn-helix domain-containing protein yields the protein MNNNTSAPPEVGATLQRLRLARGLTLEDLSRIAGVSKSMLSQIEREKANPTIAITWRLANALGVQIGELLSSEVRPVDLIRVVDAHEIPTLPGSHAGYSLRILGPMDLAGKYEWYELTLQPGGELASQAHDPGTNEHLTVVTGTVELEVGAEKRKIKHGATARYPADQNHVIRNPGKTEAKALLVVVHR from the coding sequence ATGAACAACAATACCAGTGCCCCGCCGGAAGTCGGCGCCACCCTGCAACGGCTGCGACTCGCACGCGGCCTGACCCTGGAAGACCTGTCGCGCATCGCCGGCGTCTCGAAATCGATGCTGTCGCAGATCGAACGCGAAAAAGCCAACCCTACCATCGCCATCACGTGGCGCCTGGCCAATGCGCTCGGCGTGCAGATCGGCGAACTGCTGTCGTCCGAAGTGCGTCCGGTCGACCTGATCCGTGTCGTCGACGCCCACGAAATCCCCACCCTGCCCGGCAGCCACGCCGGCTACTCGCTGCGCATCCTGGGACCGATGGACCTTGCCGGCAAGTATGAATGGTATGAACTGACGTTGCAGCCGGGCGGCGAACTGGCGTCGCAGGCGCACGATCCTGGTACCAACGAGCATTTGACCGTGGTAACTGGGACGGTGGAACTAGAGGTCGGGGCCGAGAAGCGAAAAATCAAGCACGGCGCGACGGCGCGTTATCCGGCCGACCAGAATCATGTCATCCGGAATCCTGGGAAGACGGAGGCGAAGGCGTTGCTGGTCGTCGTGCACCGGTAA
- a CDS encoding helix-turn-helix domain-containing protein, protein MAEAYAFREGAFGQAIVLEAGSDLVAHSHSESQIVFWLGGAKARATVGTETVLYGENTGLGSNANESHDMVLLDESGPAVFLVFMISRTWLNERRRVTGRPFVFPSPRIPIDAALRQACWQVLDLIFSGDESQNTLDDLVERLIIAAIDAVTQARAPDAKPLLPPLIDHRLRAAIALMRTHVSEKLALDDIAARVGLSRAHLFTLFRDQLNTTPQVFWSAVRVEEAMRRLIRERASLTNVALDLGFSAPSNFSRFFKEHTGVSPSTFRRAASGATPATVTGLAG, encoded by the coding sequence ATGGCAGAGGCATACGCATTCCGCGAAGGCGCGTTTGGCCAGGCGATCGTGCTGGAGGCGGGCAGCGACCTCGTTGCGCACTCCCATTCCGAATCGCAGATCGTGTTCTGGCTGGGTGGAGCAAAAGCCCGTGCCACCGTCGGGACCGAAACCGTGCTCTATGGCGAGAACACCGGTCTGGGGTCGAACGCCAACGAATCGCACGACATGGTCTTGCTCGACGAGAGCGGACCTGCGGTATTCCTGGTATTCATGATTTCACGAACCTGGCTGAACGAGCGGCGCCGCGTCACTGGCCGGCCCTTTGTTTTTCCTTCGCCCCGGATTCCGATCGACGCCGCATTGCGCCAGGCTTGCTGGCAGGTCCTCGATCTCATCTTCTCCGGAGACGAGTCACAGAACACGCTGGATGATTTGGTGGAACGGCTGATTATTGCCGCCATCGATGCGGTGACCCAGGCGCGCGCACCGGATGCCAAACCACTGCTACCGCCCCTGATCGATCATCGCCTGCGGGCGGCAATTGCACTGATGCGTACCCACGTCAGCGAAAAACTCGCGCTGGACGACATCGCCGCGCGCGTCGGGCTGTCGCGAGCCCATCTCTTTACGCTGTTCCGCGACCAGCTCAATACGACGCCCCAGGTCTTCTGGAGCGCCGTCAGGGTGGAAGAAGCCATGCGGCGCCTGATTCGCGAACGCGCATCGCTGACGAACGTCGCCCTGGATCTCGGCTTTTCGGCGCCGAGTAACTTTTCCCGGTTTTTCAAGGAACACACCGGGGTGTCGCCTTCCACCTTCCGCCGTGCGGCGAGCGGCGCGACGCCGGCAACCGTGACAGGGCTGGCGGGCTGA
- a CDS encoding fumarylacetoacetate hydrolase family protein: MQLATYQFDGRRFVGLVSDDRQSVTALDLPQNVAATGVLAVIELLAQGEALPPASGPALPLASVRIEAPLPKPRRNLWCVGRNYHAHAKELQTSVFKDNDANPESWPIVFTKVPECVVGPTDDITLPGAAISEQIDYEAELAVVIGKGGKNISRANAMEHVFGYTVVNDITARDVQMRHQQWDMGKSFDTFCPMGPWIVTADQLDGTSTRVRCWVNGELRQEGPTENLIFDIPTLIETISRGITLYPGDVIATGTPAGVGMGMKPPRFLSAGDVVRIEVDGIGAIENRFA; encoded by the coding sequence ATGCAACTCGCAACATATCAATTCGACGGCCGCCGTTTTGTCGGACTCGTCAGCGACGACCGGCAGTCGGTCACCGCGCTGGACCTGCCGCAAAATGTGGCCGCGACCGGCGTCCTTGCCGTCATCGAACTGTTGGCACAAGGCGAAGCGCTGCCGCCGGCGTCGGGCCCGGCGCTGCCGCTCGCCTCGGTCCGGATCGAGGCGCCGTTGCCAAAGCCGCGCCGTAATCTCTGGTGCGTCGGACGGAACTACCATGCCCATGCCAAGGAATTGCAGACGTCCGTCTTCAAGGACAACGATGCCAACCCGGAATCGTGGCCGATCGTCTTCACCAAGGTGCCGGAATGCGTGGTCGGCCCGACCGACGACATCACGCTGCCGGGCGCCGCGATTTCCGAACAGATCGACTACGAAGCCGAGCTGGCGGTCGTCATCGGCAAGGGCGGCAAGAACATTTCACGCGCGAATGCGATGGAACACGTGTTCGGCTACACCGTCGTCAACGACATCACGGCCCGCGACGTCCAGATGCGCCACCAGCAGTGGGACATGGGCAAGTCCTTCGATACCTTCTGCCCGATGGGCCCGTGGATCGTCACCGCCGACCAGCTCGACGGTACCAGCACGCGCGTGCGCTGCTGGGTCAACGGCGAACTGCGCCAGGAAGGCCCGACCGAAAACCTGATCTTCGATATCCCGACCTTGATCGAAACCATCTCGCGCGGCATCACCCTCTACCCCGGCGACGTGATCGCGACCGGCACCCCGGCCGGCGTGGGCATGGGGATGAAGCCGCCGCGCTTCCTCTCGGCAGGCGATGTCGTGCGGATCGAGGTCGATGGCATCGGCGCGATCGAAAACAGGTTCGCATAA
- a CDS encoding alpha/beta fold hydrolase has protein sequence MTTHLIEGLAVEVEGDGPAIVCVHGLGGTSNTWTPLLPALRGRRIVRIDLPGSGRSASIAGELSIGSMADAVEAVCRHLDVTAAVFLGHSMGTIVCQHVATRNPSLVTGLALFGPLLCPPDAGRPGILARADKSATGGIAALQEIADAIVAAATSRETRETRPAVLALVRESVMRQTPHGYAQSCAALAGAQAAPIDQIKVPTLLVTGDQDGVAPPAAVDAMAGRIEGSRMVVLAGCGHWTPFEKPLECARELDQFLRPAN, from the coding sequence ATGACGACTCACCTGATCGAAGGCCTGGCCGTCGAAGTCGAGGGCGATGGCCCTGCCATCGTCTGCGTGCACGGCCTGGGCGGAACCAGCAATACCTGGACACCGCTGTTGCCGGCCCTGCGGGGCCGCAGGATCGTCCGCATCGACCTGCCCGGGAGCGGCCGCTCGGCAAGCATTGCCGGCGAGCTCAGCATCGGCAGCATGGCGGATGCCGTGGAGGCCGTATGCCGCCACCTTGACGTCACCGCAGCCGTGTTCCTGGGACATTCGATGGGCACCATCGTCTGCCAGCACGTCGCGACCCGGAATCCGTCGCTGGTCACGGGGCTTGCGTTGTTCGGCCCGCTGCTGTGCCCGCCGGATGCGGGACGCCCCGGCATCCTGGCGCGGGCCGACAAATCGGCGACGGGGGGTATCGCGGCCCTCCAGGAAATCGCCGACGCCATCGTGGCGGCTGCGACGTCGCGCGAAACCCGGGAAACCCGACCCGCCGTTCTGGCACTGGTGCGCGAGAGCGTGATGCGCCAGACGCCGCACGGGTATGCGCAGAGCTGCGCCGCACTCGCCGGCGCGCAAGCGGCGCCGATCGACCAGATCAAGGTGCCGACCCTGCTGGTGACTGGCGACCAGGATGGTGTGGCGCCGCCTGCCGCCGTCGACGCCATGGCGGGGCGCATCGAAGGCAGCCGCATGGTCGTGCTGGCCGGCTGCGGTCACTGGACCCCATTCGAGAAGCCGCTGGAATGTGCGCGCGAGCTCGATCAATTTTTACGTCCCGCCAATTAA